A window of Flavobacterium psychrophilum genomic DNA:
GTGGATCAGGAACAAGGCTTCATCCTTTGACGATTACTGTCAGTAAACAATTGTTGCCAGTTTACGATAAACCTATGATCTATTATCCATTATCTGTATTGATGCAGGCAGGTATAAGAGAGATATTAATTATTACCACTCCAAGAGATCAGCAGGCATTTAAAGATTTGCTAGGTGATGGTAAGCGTTTAGGTTGCCGTTTTGAATATGCTGTTCAGGAACATCCTAATGGCCTTGCACAGGCCTTTATTATTGGCGAGAATTTTATAGGTAGTGATAAAGTAGCACTTATACTTGGGGATAATATTTTCTACGGGACCGGACTGGCCGATTTATTACAGGCTAACAATAACCCTGATGGGGGTATTATTTATGCTTACCATGTAAAAGATCCCGAGAGGTATGGTGTAGTAGAGTTTAACGAAGATGGAAAAGCTGTTTCGATTGAAGAGAAACCAAAGGAACCAAAATCTCATTTCGCTGTTCCAGGCATTTATTTCTATGATAACGAAGTTATAAGTATAGCAAAACAAATCTTGCCAAGTGAAAGAGGGGAGCTTGAAATAACAGATGTTAACAGAGAGTACCTTAGGCGTGGTAAGTTGAGCGTAAGTGTGCTGGATAAAGGTACAGCATGGCTTGATACCGGTACTTTTCAGTCTTTAATGCAGGCTTCTCAGTTTGTAGAAGTCATTGAAGAGCGCCAAGGGCTTAAAATAGGTGCTATTGAAGGTGTGGCTTATGAAATGGGTTATATTGATAAGACAGAGTTTAATGAGCTTATTAAGCCGTTTATGAAAAGCGGTTATGGAAGAAATTTGGCAGGTTTGACGAAGCCAATTTAGCGTGCCAAATCATCTCATCAGAAAAATTTGTTAAAACATTTATAATTCTTATATGATAAATTGTATGTTAGACAATAACGAGTACTTTTGTGGTGCAATTTATTTAAATATTAGATGTTAGATTCTCTAATTACTTCAAAAACCAGATTAAGACTTCTTGTGAAGTTTTTTGTCAATGCTGCCAACGAAGGACATTTAAGAGGTCTTGCCACTGAATTTAGCGAATCAACTAACGCGATTCGTAAAGAGTTGAATAATCTTTCTGATGCCGGCTATCTTGAAAAAGAGAATGTTAGCAATAAGGTAAGATACAGGGCTAATGAAAAACATCCATTATTTTTATCTCTTCAAAATATTGTCAGGAAATATCTTGGGCTTGATGTAATTGTTGATCAGGTGCTTGAACGCATGGGCGATGTGAAAAAAATTATCCTTATTGGTGATTATGCTAATGGATTGGATACAGGAACGATAGAAGTTGTTGTTGTTGGAGATGTTTTAAATGACGATTACTTTAATAATTTATCTCTCAAAATTGAAGAACTGATCAACCGCAAGGTAGTGTTTATATTATCTACTGAATCGCGGGATGGTTTAGTTGTTTTTGAGAATTTATCTAAATAAGATTTTAGCTGTATAATGAAAAAAATTCTAATTGTATTTGGAACCCGTCCGGAAGCTATAAAGATGGCGCCCTTGGTAAAAGCTTGTATCAACGAAGCTCAGTTTATTACAAAAGTTGCAGTAACGGCTCAACATAGGGAGATGTTAGATCAGGTTCTTGATTTTTTCGAGCTATCACCGGATTTTGATTTAGACCTGATGAAACCGAATCAGAATCTTTATACATTAACTGCTGATATAATAACAGGATTAAAGCCTGTTCTTGAGGATTTCAAACCAGACTACGTTTTTGTTCATGGTGATACTACAACTACAATGGCAACCAGTATAGCTGCGTTTTATTCGGGGGCAACTGTATGTCATGTTGAAGCAGGTTTGCGCACAAATGATAAATATTCACCGTTTCCTGAAGAAATTAACAGGCAGATAGCGGGTAGAATTTCAGATATTCATTTTGCCCCTACATCAACTTCTAAAGAAAACCTTTTAAAGGAAAATATAGAAGAATCTTCAATACTTGTTACAGGAAACACTGTAATAGACGCGTTATTGGATAGTGCAAAGCGTGTCGAAAATATAGAAAATGAAGAAATTGATTTTTTAAAGAAGAACGTAGATTTTTCAAAAAGGATCATCCTTGTAACTGGTCACAGGAGAGAAAATCACGGAGAAGGGTTTATTAATATTTGTGCAGCATTAAAAGAAATTGCGCAAAGGAATCCTGATGTACAGATTATTTACCCGGTGCATTTAAATCCTAATGTAAAGGGGCCTGTCTATGAAATTCTGGGTGATATTTCTAATATAAAATTAATTGACCCTCTGGCTTATCCAGCTTTTGTATGGTTGATGAATCAATCAACATTAATAATTACCGATAGTGGAGGAGTTCAGGAAGAAGCGCCAAGTCTTGGTAAACCTGTATTAGTAATGAGGGATACTACAGAAAGACCTGAAGCTGTTTCGGCAGGTACTGTAATTTTAGTAGGTACAAACAAAGACCTTATAGTTGAAGAATGTACGAATTTACTAACCGATACAGCACGCTACCAAAGTATGAGTGCGTTACATAATCCTTATGGTGATGGGAAGGCATGTGAGCGTATAGTTGAATATATAAAAAACCATCAAACTAAAACCAAATAATTTCAATTCAATCAATTAAAATGGATCAAAAAGTTGTTACAATAGGCTTAGGGTACATAGGTTTACCGACATCGGCATTAATTGCTAATAATAATATTCACGTACACGGTGTAGATATCAATCAGAGTGTTGTTGATACTATAAATGCCGGAAAAATACATATAGTTGAGCCTAGTCTTGACGAAGCTGTTGCTAAGGCGGTTGCAGCGGGGTTTCTTACTGCCAGTACAAAACCGACCGAAGCAAATACGTACTTGGTTGTTGTCCCAACGCCATTTAAGGGTAATTATGAGCCGGATATTTCTTATGTTAAAGCGGCTACCACCGCTATTTTACCATTATTAAAGAAAGGTGATTTATATATAATTGAGTCGACATCACCTGTTGGAACTACAGACAAGATGATGAACTATATTTTTGCCGAACGTCCCGAACTTAAAGGTGAAATATTCCTGGCGTATTGTCCGGAGCGTGTATTACCGGGTAACGTTATGCATGAATTGGTGTACAATGACAGAGTTATTGGTGGTGTTGATGAAGCATCAACAGATAAAGCCGTTGCATTTTACAGCCAGTTCGTTAAAGGCGAACTTCATAGAACTAATGCTGTTACAGCAGAAATGTGTAAGCTTACTGAAAATTCATCAAGAGATGTCCAGATTGCGTTTGCAAATGAATTATCCCTGATTTGTGATAAGGCAGGTATTAACGTATGGGAACTGATTAAGCTTGCGAACAAACATCCGCGTGTTAATATACTTCAGCCTGGCTGTGGTGTGGGCGGTCACTGTATCGCTGTTGATCCTTACTTTATCGTTTCAGACTACCCGATGGAGTCACGTATTATAGGTAAAGCCAGAGAAGTAAATAATTACAAGTCGTTTTGGTGTGCAGAAAAAGTAAAAACTGCAAAACTTGAATTTCAGGTTAAACACGGTAAACTGCCAAGGATAGCGGTAATGGGACTTGCGTTTAAACCAAATATTGATGATCTAAGAGAATCTCCGGCAAAGTACATTGCTCAGAAAATTATGCAGGATATGCATGACGAAGAGTACTTTGTTGTTGAACCGAATATCGAAGAACACAACGTTTTTAAACTTACAAACTATAAGGAAGCCGCGGAAAAAGCAGATATAATTGCTTTTTTGGTAGCTCACGATGAGTTTAAAACTTTGGAAATACCTAAAGATAAAGTTGTATTGGACTTTTGTGGGGTGCTTAAATAAGTTACCTACTAAATGAAAAAATTTTTATTAAACAGCGGTATTTTAGCTCTACAACCTTTTATTACAAAAATAATTGTATATTTTGTATTACCCCTTTATACTCTGTGTTTAACGCCAGTACAATTTGGAGAGGTTGAATATTTATTAGCGATTGGAGTTTTTTTCAAAACTTTCATAAGCATGAGTATGACTAGCTCTTTTTGGAAGTATGTTGGTGATAATCAAAGATGGAAAGAAGGAGAAGTAGTTTTTAGCATATTGCTTATATCTAGTGTTTTAGGTTGTGTTATAACACTGCTGTTTTTTCTATATTGTTGTATCTTCCAAGATTTTAAAGCCATAAACGTAAGCCTTATAATATACTTTGTAAGTGAAATTATTTCACTAGCTTATATGGTTGTTAATTTGGTTATCAGGAATAATTTTAATGTGAGGAAGTTTTTATTCATTACTTTTTTATATGTTGTTACTTTTGTATTGTGCAATTATTTATTCGTATACTATTTAGATCTGGGCATTAAGGGAGTGTTTTATAGTTATTTACTTTCGGCAAGTATAGTTTTAATTGGAGCTGTTAGTATTTTGAAAGATCATATCGTTATAAAATTTGATAAGTCGTTAATTTTTGATATTTTGAAGTATAGTTTTCCATTAATGTTAACAAATCTGATTGCTATAATAATAATGTTCAGCGATAGAATACTTATTAAAAATTTAAGAGGAAGCTATGAGTTAGGTATATATTCCTATGGGTTTAAGTTTGGTTCGCTAATCAAAAGTGTTGTTATTGATGTGTTCTTTATAATATGGAATCCTATTAGATGGAAAATTTATAGGAATCCCAATGGAGAAAAAATATTTGCTGTAATTTCAAAAGCAATTTTTATCTTGTTTCCAATTGTTGGATTTTTAACCGTAATAGTGAGTAAATTCGTGGGTGAGTTATTAGCTGTGAATGATGATTATACAACAGGTTTTAAAATTATTCCCTTCATTACTTTTGGATATATTTTCTATGGATTGTACTATTATTCTTCTATGGGATTACTTTTTAAAGATAAAACAGGTCTAATCGCTAAAATAGTCTTTAGCGTTTCTTGTTTTAATGTCATTCTTAACTTTATACTTATTACTGGTTTTGGATATATTGGTGCAGGACTGTGTGCATTCGTTACATACATAGCTATGTTCTTTCTAGGACATTTTTATTGCAATAAATATTATAACATTGGTCCAATTAATTACAGTTCCGTTTTGCTAATGATTATTTATCTTGCAGTCACTATGTTTATTAGCGTAAATATATTAATTGATATAATTTTAGGTTTAGGCTTTATTTTTATGTTATTGATTCTTAATATTAGAAATTTAAGATATATAAGGAGTAACTCATCATTATTAGTTAAAACATTAACAGAAGCTTACTAATATGTATATGACGAAATTTTATAATAAGATTATTCGATTGTATGAGTTATTATCAAAAGCTTTATTAAACACGAACTATAAGAGTTATGGTTGGAAAGCAACTAAAAACCTCAATATTTGGGAATATCTAGATATTCCATTTAGTTTTAATTCAGTATACATACTGCAAGGAATAGAACCCTGCATTAGCGATGTCCAGGGTCTCTTCAGTACGGATCAAATATCCGGAATTGAAATTAATAATTCAAAATGGTCATTTTTATTAAATCTAAAGAATAAAAAGGGACTCGATGTAAAATTTTTGTGGGATTTATCAAGATTTCAATTTATAGAATTTTTGCACGAATTTAAACATCCCGAAGATCTACAAAATCACGCGAAAAATAGGTTAGTATTCTTAAAGTACATCAAAAATTTTAAAAGATTCAACAAGCCTTATTGTGGAGCTAATTGGATGTGTACAATGGATGTGGCGATTAGGGCAGTGAATATATTATACTTAAAGTCATATTACAATACTGTTCAAAATAATGATGATTACAACGAAGAAATAAACGATTTGTTGATAAATCACCTATTTTATATTCGTAAAAATTTGGAATGGGTTCCGAAAAAAAGAGGTAACCATTATTTATCTAACGTTTGTGGAATTCTTATTCTAGCATCGTCTTTTGATTTGACAAATGACACCAAATTGCTTCTTGATTTTGCAATTAATCAATTTGTTAAAGAGTTAGAATTACAAGTTAATGAAGATGGATCATATTTTGAAAATTCTACAGGTTATCATCGTTTATATTTAGAAATGCTTTTTTATACATTGATATTTATTGAAGCCTCATCTTTAGAAATTAGGTCATTCTTATTTGAAAGTTTAGAATTAAAATATAAAAAAGGTGAAAATTTTAAAGAATTTATTGAAATCTACTTTCACCCATTATTACGAAAAGGTATTCTTTTCGCTAAAGCTATAACTTTACCCGATGGTACATTCCATCAAATTGGAGACAATGACAGCGGTAGATTTATAAATCGGGATAACGTTTGGGTTGGACAATATAAAGATAAATATTATAATACCAATATCAGAAATTCTTTTTATTCTGTTATGAGTGACATCGATCTTTATTTAAAAAGATGGTATTTGGATACTTCTACACAATTATTTGATTTGAACTTTTCCCAGCATAAATACAGCAAGGATTCTCTTGTAAAATTTAATTCTAATAATATCGCTATAAATAATGGCCTAAATTTAGAACGATTTTCTTTTTCTGGATTCGGTCTTTATGGATTTAGAAATGACAAATTCTATCTCGGGTTTAGATGCGGATTTGATAAAAAAAGTAAAACTGTGCATGCACATGAAGATCAACTTTCATTTGAAATTCATGATGAAGAAAATGTTAACTTGGTTTATAAGGATAAAGGGAGTTTTACATATACACGCGACATAGGAATGAGAAATTTGTTTAGATCTTCGAAATCTCATTTAGTTCCCGTATTTTCAGATATTGCGCAAGGGAAAAGTTCTGGAGTTTTCAATTTTGAATATAATGGAGAATTTTATCTAAATAATTTTGCAGAGAATTCAATTGAAGGCATATGGGTAATTGATGATAGGGTTATATTAAGAGAAATAATTATTGAATCTGATAATGTTGTAATAAATGATTATGTTAACCGGGAAAATATGCATTTGGTCAGGCCTAATAGCTGGTCGGGTCAAGGATTAAAATTTTCTCCAGAATATAACGTAAAAATTGACTTATGAAAGTAGTACATATAGGTATACATTATAACCCTTCCAGAGGGGGGGGGAATTTGAGGAATTCAAGATTGATAAAAGAATCGGCTTACCTTACGCCAAATGACGATATATATATAATATCATACGATTATAAGATAGCGTTTATAAATACAATACCAAATGTACATGTCTATATCTCCAATAATGTTTTTAAACAACTCTATTATCTAATAAAGCTATGTTTAACTAATAAAGTAGATATTATACACTGCCACAACCCTAGGTTGTTCTTCCTTGTTTCGCTCTTGCAATTTAAGGCAAAACTTATTTTAGAACTGCATAGTTTTCAAATTCTCTCAGGGATTAAACAGAAAATGTTTGCATTAACCTTGCATAAAGCTCACAAAATTTTTGTGCTTGGTAAATACGGACGGGATCTATTGATGAAAAACTACAATATTTGCCATGAAAAAATCTCTATAATACCTAATGGTTTTACAGTGACAGGTTCACAAACGTATGTCAATAACGAACGTAGAATTAAAGTTGTCTCATATATCGGATCGTTTTATGAATGGCAAGGTGTTTACAATTTTGTTGAAGCCGTCAAAATTTTTTTAAAAAAATATAATGACGACAATGTCAGGTTTTTAATGGTAGGAGCAGGCGTTGAGTTTGAAAATGTTAAAAAAAAGATAACTCAATATAATCTGGAAGCCAAGATTATTTTGACGGGGCATGTTAGTCCTGACGATATAGAAGGATATTGGAAAGATACTGATATATTTGTAATTCCCCGACCTTCTACTCAGGCAACAGAATCTACTGTGCCGCTTAAAATTATGGAGGCATTTTCGTATGGAAAGTTTATTATCGGTTCCGATGTAAAAGGGGTTAGTGAACATATTAGTAATAATTATAATGGATTGCTTTATAGTCATAAGGATTTAAATATGTTGGCTGATAAAATATATATTTCGGTTACAGATAATGATTTATACGACAATATTTGTCAAAATTCGATTCGATATTGTAAAGAGTTATTGTCTTGGGAAAGTGTGGCTAAATTAGTTTTGGAAAATTATAAAGAGTAGAGATGATATTAGAATATACATTTTTTTTAGCTATTATTTTAATTACATTTCTTGCTAATAAGCTGACCGGTTTTTTAAACTTAAGATACCCCACTATTCCTGGGTTTTATTTTATATGGTTTTTATTGATGGTTACTACATTATTGCAGCCACTGGAAATAGAAATGCATAATACTGCACCAGGATACACTATTTTTTTATTAGCATTATTTTCACATGCTTTCTTTTTTCTATTGGGGTTGACGTTTGGATATAATAGACGCATTGTTAAAAGCAAAGTTATTTCCGAAAATGTTGCCGAGAATGTTTTTCTTTTTAAGGAAAAAAAAGTTGTTAAAATATTATCTTTGATCTCAATAGGCTTATTTCTACATGCTCTTGTTTCTGTTCAGAAGATACCGATTTTGGAAATCCTTAAGGCTGGCGCAGATGAATCGTTGGCTGCAGATGCTACTGTCAGTAAAGAAGCTCTATTTAAAGGTGATATTGGACTAAATAATTATATTTGGAATTTAAATAGGCAAATTTTTTTCCCAATAGTAATCATTTATTATTTCAGTTTATATTTTTTAAATAGAAGCAAAAAAAACCTAATATGGTTTTTATGTTTTCTGATTGTCGGTATTATAAATAATAGTATAAGTGGTTCATTAGCACCTGTGGCATTAATTTTTTTGATGTTAGGTGTTACTTTTATATACCTTTCTAAAAAAGTTAGAATAAAGCATTTTGTTTTGTTGTTTATTAGTTCTCTTGCTTTCCCTATCCTAATTGATTTTATCGCATCTGATAGAAGTTTTATTGATTCTGCTGAAGTTACAATTACTAAAACAGTGTATCGATTTTCGGGCGAGACTTTTAAAAGATCCATTGATTATTTTAACGTTTATGGAGTTAGTGAAGATTTTTTAGGAGGAAGGACTCATAAAATATTTACATATTTTTCAGGAGAAGATTATTTTAACGTATCTAATCACATTTTTATAAAAAACTTACCTGAACGCAAACTGGTATATGCTTCTACGGGGCATCAAAATGCTCATTTTATATGCTATTTATATTCAGATTTTGGCTATATGGGAGTAGTTGTTGGATCTTTAGTGATGGGATATGTTCTAGCTAAATTTCAGTTGTTTTGTACTGATAAAGTAAGAGATAAAATTTCATTTTCAGCGTATGTAATTTTGGTATCATTATTTTGGAAGCTAATGGGTGTACATCCTTTCACCATCTTGTTTTCACACGGAGCAATCTTATTGTTGTTTTTAGTCAATTTCTTGTATAAAAGATATAGGAAGTATGGCGGCATATCATTTAAATTATGAAACATAAAATTAAAATATTAGTTCTTTACCAAGTAATCATGCACTATAGGTTGCCATTTTATGAGCACATTGATGGTGATAGTGAATACGAGTTCTGCCTTTTATTCGGCAGGGGAAAAGAGGGTAGCAAGCTTGTAAATACAAATCAGGAATTTAGATTTAAAAACAAGAAATTATTTGATTTTAGAATTCCGCTTAAAACAGCAAATGGAGAAGCATACATACCTGTAAGCCCCTTTTTGTTTTTTCACCTGATAGTAAAATCGCCACAAATTATTTTTTCAGAAGGTTCGTCATCAATAGTTAATTCCTCAATAGCATTTATATATGCTAAGATCTTTAGGAAAAAATTTGTCTGGTGGAGTTTGGGAATGCTGGAAGGAAGAACATATAGCGGATTACGAAAATGGCTAAATAAATGGGAAAAGGTGATTGAAAATAACAGTGATGCTATTTTTACTTATAGTTCTAAAGGGCGGGATTACTTTCTGAGCCGTGGCGTAGAGATGGAAAAGATTTTTGTAGGGGTGAATGTCATAGATACAGATAAGAAACTTAAGGAAATTGAAAGATACAGAAATGTAGAATTTTCTTTTCCATACCAAGACAAGTTTAATTTGGTTTTCATAGGATCAATCACGTCAGAAAAAAATCTTGAATTGTTGATTGATGTAGTTAAAAGATTTAATCTCGTGTATAAAGATGTTGGAATGCTTCACATTATTGGTGACGGAAAGTATCTGACTGTGATTGATAAATATATCAAAGACAATAATGTTGCTGATAGCATTTTATTACATGGACGTATAAATGAAGGCGCTAGTAAAATATTAAGCAAATGTGATGTTATGGTTTTACCTGGACTTGGAGGACTTGCTATCGTAGAGGCTATGCTTAATAACTTGCCTGTTATAACAGGTAGGGCAGATGGAACGGAATATGATTTAGTGGATGATTCAAACGGCTTTATTATTGAAACGATAAATGAGCAGTCCCTATTTGAAAAAATCGAATTTTTATATCTAAACGAAGATGTCCGCCAATCGATGGGTCTTAAATCGTTTGAAAGAATAACTAAGGAATTTAGTTTTTCTAAATACTATAGTAAGTTTAAAGAAGCAATTAATTACGCATTATGGCGCCACCAGTATTAATATATAGAATCGGCAATTGGTTTCATAGAAATCGAATGAAGCCTGTAGGGAAATTTTTCTCATTTTTAAACAGATTTTTATTTTCTGTATGGCTTCCGTCTTCTGCGCAGATAGGCGAAAATTTCAAAATCGGTTACTGGGGACTAGGGGTTGTTATTCATTCCAATACAGTTATTGGCGATAACGTAACTATTGCTCAAAATGTAACTATTGGAAGAAATTTTGGAGATAAGCGTGTACCTGTTGTTGGAGATAACGTATATATTGGAACGGGTTCAGTTATTTTTGGAGAGATAAAAATCGGTAACAATGTTATAGTGGGCTCAAATTCGCTTATTAATAAAGATATCCCGGATAATTGTACAGCCGTAGGAAACCCGATGAAGATCATTCAGCAAAATCGATCGGTCAAATATTATGAAATTGACCAGTTGTAATTTTTTGTGCTATACATATATTAATTCCAAAATAACACAATTTGAATAAGTTAGTGCAGGTTATACAGCTTTTAAAAAACATGGGACCACGGTATGTGGCTTACCGTGTTTTTCATGAACTGGAAAAAAGACTGGGAGTACTTAAACGAAAGCATAAGGCGAGTCCTGCTTCAAAAAACTTTATATTACTGTCAGACTGGCGTAATTTAAACTCAAGGTTTCTTGTCGGCGCTAAGGAAGAAATTGGATTTCCTAAGTATCAGGATGAAAATCTAGAGCAGGCGTCTCAGAAAATACTAAATGGGGAAATACGATTTTTTAGTCATGAATGGATAAAACTAGGAAAGGATTATGACTGGATTACTAATCCTGATAATGGATTTAAGTATGACATTTCTAAGCACTGGTCTGAAATACCCGATCTTTCAGTAGAAGCTGGTGACATAAAATATGTGTGGGAAAAGTCCAGATTTTCCTATTTACTTTCAATAATAAGAAGTGATTATCATTTTAATGAAGATCATTCGGAATATGTGTTTTCAGAAATTGAAAGCTGGATTGACAGCAATACCGTAAATCAAGGGCCAAATTGGAGATGTAGCCAAGAGATATCACTTAGGGTATTAAACTGGTGTTATGCTATTCACTATTATAAAAACTCTAAGGCGTTTACACAGCAACGTTGGGAAAAGATACAGAATACAATTTACTGGTCGTTGGATCATGTTTACAGACATATTAACTTTTCGAGAATTGCGGTAAGAAATAATCACGCTATTACAGAGACGCTTTTACTTTCTTTAAGTAATATTTTGTTTCCGTATATACCTGAAACTAAAATATGGGCAAAAAGAGGTTCTAGATGGTTTGAACAGGAAATTGGTTACCAAGTGTACAGAGACGGTACATTTTTACAGTTTTCAATGAATTACCATAGGGTTGTTGTTCAGCTGTTGTCTTTAGGGATTACTGTTAAAGAATTAAATGGTGAAAGATTCTCGGATGTGGTTTATGACAGAGCTTACAAATCCTTAGATTTTCTTTACCAATGTCTTGAGGAAAAAAACGGACACCTTCCAAACTATGGATCTAACGATGGAGCGTTGTTCTTTCCTTTGTCATCGACAGATTACAGGGATTACAGGCCCCAGCTTAATACATTGCACAAAATATTAACAGGAACACATCTTTACAACGAAGAAACTATACGGGAAGATTCTAAATGGGTATGTGGCAACCTGGAAGTAAATCCTGATCGCAAATCTAGTTTACGGAAACATTTTGGTTTTAAATCATACCCCGTAGGAGGGTTCTATATACTTAGGGAAAGTAATTCTTTTACTTTCATACGATGTGGTAATCATAAAGACAGACCAGCTCATGCAGACAATCTTCATGTTGATATTTGGGTAGATGGTCAAAATGTATTACGCGATTCTGGGACATATAAGTATAATACTAATAAGGAATTCCAGGATTATTTTACGGGTACATTGTCGCATAATACTGTTGTTGTAGGGGATCATTCGCAAATGCTGAAAGGTAGCCGCTTTATATGGTATTATTGGTCGCAGGCTTTGAGTGCAAGGTGGACAGAAACAGATGATACTTATGTATTTGAAGGTGAGATAAGCGTGTTTCGGTTTCTGAATCCTAAAGCAAGACACAAAAGGA
This region includes:
- a CDS encoding glucose-1-phosphate thymidylyltransferase, which encodes MKGIILAGGSGTRLHPLTITVSKQLLPVYDKPMIYYPLSVLMQAGIREILIITTPRDQQAFKDLLGDGKRLGCRFEYAVQEHPNGLAQAFIIGENFIGSDKVALILGDNIFYGTGLADLLQANNNPDGGIIYAYHVKDPERYGVVEFNEDGKAVSIEEKPKEPKSHFAVPGIYFYDNEVISIAKQILPSERGELEITDVNREYLRRGKLSVSVLDKGTAWLDTGTFQSLMQASQFVEVIEERQGLKIGAIEGVAYEMGYIDKTEFNELIKPFMKSGYGRNLAGLTKPI
- a CDS encoding transcriptional regulator, giving the protein MLDSLITSKTRLRLLVKFFVNAANEGHLRGLATEFSESTNAIRKELNNLSDAGYLEKENVSNKVRYRANEKHPLFLSLQNIVRKYLGLDVIVDQVLERMGDVKKIILIGDYANGLDTGTIEVVVVGDVLNDDYFNNLSLKIEELINRKVVFILSTESRDGLVVFENLSK
- a CDS encoding UDP-N-acetylglucosamine 2-epimerase gives rise to the protein MKKILIVFGTRPEAIKMAPLVKACINEAQFITKVAVTAQHREMLDQVLDFFELSPDFDLDLMKPNQNLYTLTADIITGLKPVLEDFKPDYVFVHGDTTTTMATSIAAFYSGATVCHVEAGLRTNDKYSPFPEEINRQIAGRISDIHFAPTSTSKENLLKENIEESSILVTGNTVIDALLDSAKRVENIENEEIDFLKKNVDFSKRIILVTGHRRENHGEGFINICAALKEIAQRNPDVQIIYPVHLNPNVKGPVYEILGDISNIKLIDPLAYPAFVWLMNQSTLIITDSGGVQEEAPSLGKPVLVMRDTTERPEAVSAGTVILVGTNKDLIVEECTNLLTDTARYQSMSALHNPYGDGKACERIVEYIKNHQTKTK
- a CDS encoding UDP-N-acetyl-D-mannosaminuronic acid dehydrogenase, with the translated sequence MDQKVVTIGLGYIGLPTSALIANNNIHVHGVDINQSVVDTINAGKIHIVEPSLDEAVAKAVAAGFLTASTKPTEANTYLVVVPTPFKGNYEPDISYVKAATTAILPLLKKGDLYIIESTSPVGTTDKMMNYIFAERPELKGEIFLAYCPERVLPGNVMHELVYNDRVIGGVDEASTDKAVAFYSQFVKGELHRTNAVTAEMCKLTENSSRDVQIAFANELSLICDKAGINVWELIKLANKHPRVNILQPGCGVGGHCIAVDPYFIVSDYPMESRIIGKAREVNNYKSFWCAEKVKTAKLEFQVKHGKLPRIAVMGLAFKPNIDDLRESPAKYIAQKIMQDMHDEEYFVVEPNIEEHNVFKLTNYKEAAEKADIIAFLVAHDEFKTLEIPKDKVVLDFCGVLK
- a CDS encoding acetyltransferase; this translates as MAPPVLIYRIGNWFHRNRMKPVGKFFSFLNRFLFSVWLPSSAQIGENFKIGYWGLGVVIHSNTVIGDNVTIAQNVTIGRNFGDKRVPVVGDNVYIGTGSVIFGEIKIGNNVIVGSNSLINKDIPDNCTAVGNPMKIIQQNRSVKYYEIDQL
- a CDS encoding heparinase, with the protein product MGPRYVAYRVFHELEKRLGVLKRKHKASPASKNFILLSDWRNLNSRFLVGAKEEIGFPKYQDENLEQASQKILNGEIRFFSHEWIKLGKDYDWITNPDNGFKYDISKHWSEIPDLSVEAGDIKYVWEKSRFSYLLSIIRSDYHFNEDHSEYVFSEIESWIDSNTVNQGPNWRCSQEISLRVLNWCYAIHYYKNSKAFTQQRWEKIQNTIYWSLDHVYRHINFSRIAVRNNHAITETLLLSLSNILFPYIPETKIWAKRGSRWFEQEIGYQVYRDGTFLQFSMNYHRVVVQLLSLGITVKELNGERFSDVVYDRAYKSLDFLYQCLEEKNGHLPNYGSNDGALFFPLSSTDYRDYRPQLNTLHKILTGTHLYNEETIREDSKWVCGNLEVNPDRKSSLRKHFGFKSYPVGGFYILRESNSFTFIRCGNHKDRPAHADNLHVDIWVDGQNVLRDSGTYKYNTNKEFQDYFTGTLSHNTVVVGDHSQMLKGSRFIWYYWSQALSARWTETDDTYVFEGEISVFRFLNPKARHKRIVVKLKGKNVWTVKDEVSGLMAVDKKQIWHHDDYPVTFTAIADSLGAMVQHTNSYNSEYYGYKKEGSATSFAFKNEIETQIEI